A DNA window from Mariprofundus aestuarium contains the following coding sequences:
- a CDS encoding cytochrome c oxidase subunit II, giving the protein MKVKSLMHKVMGAMLALPLIPSLAHAFQAAPATRADYNGWTPHEHWDEVWHETMWDITILGVVFAIITIAFMVIYVRKGHGERGKLPQLSPQAKLGWVVIPCMLFLGDDLFLYVKGFDLHNHMRNVPTNAVEVKVTGSMWNWNYVDANGIDTDNELVVKVGTPVVLRMVSDDVLHSHYMNRYRVTEDLMPGRITWEWFMPNEEGESVVTCREYCGTMHSGMYGTVKALSEADYDAYVAEQAASVPSVTGVASAATTADKI; this is encoded by the coding sequence ATGAAAGTTAAATCACTTATGCACAAAGTGATGGGGGCAATGCTTGCACTGCCTTTGATTCCGTCACTCGCGCATGCATTCCAAGCAGCACCAGCAACACGTGCTGACTACAACGGCTGGACTCCGCACGAGCACTGGGACGAAGTTTGGCATGAAACCATGTGGGATATCACCATTCTCGGTGTTGTCTTCGCTATTATTACTATTGCATTCATGGTTATCTATGTACGCAAAGGCCACGGCGAGCGCGGCAAACTGCCTCAGCTCAGCCCTCAGGCTAAACTCGGCTGGGTTGTTATCCCTTGTATGCTGTTCCTGGGCGATGACCTCTTCCTCTACGTGAAGGGTTTTGACCTGCACAACCACATGCGCAATGTTCCAACCAACGCTGTGGAAGTGAAGGTTACTGGTTCTATGTGGAACTGGAACTATGTAGACGCCAATGGCATCGACACTGACAACGAACTGGTTGTTAAGGTTGGTACCCCTGTCGTACTGCGCATGGTTTCTGACGATGTACTGCACTCTCACTACATGAACCGTTACCGTGTAACAGAGGATCTGATGCCAGGTCGTATTACCTGGGAGTGGTTCATGCCTAATGAAGAGGGCGAGTCTGTTGTTACCTGTCGTGAGTACTGCGGTACCATGCACTCAGGCATGTATGGCACAGTTAAAGCGCTTTCTGAAGCTGACTACGACGCGTACGTAGCTGAGCAGGCTGCATCTGTACCATCTGTAACCGGTGTTGCATCAGCTGCTACTACCGCTGACAAGATTTAA
- a CDS encoding SCO family protein: protein MKQTSSHSVKSSWSSLRKLAAAMAVSAVVMLGFANGAHAAYGNVTKTSVVDPSILKIEEMKYLGEKADYDFVLQDETGADFKLGSMTGKPLVLAFSYYTCDGACSVINKNLAETLKGVERWKIGQDYNVLTVSFDQNDTPATLANFMKEAGFADGLPDGWKMTTMLKKEDILKLTGSMGFKFFWSPRDAMFLHPNVYIMLSPKGRVTRYLYGGTITPTDMELAITKAKGGEIAAANVIDFVVGACYSYNYKDGKYSINIPLFVAAGALIFGLTLIVGSFSYMKFRRVKHES from the coding sequence TTGAAACAAACCTCCTCACACTCAGTGAAATCGTCATGGTCCAGTCTGCGCAAGCTGGCTGCAGCCATGGCGGTTTCCGCTGTTGTGATGTTGGGGTTCGCAAATGGTGCGCATGCCGCTTACGGTAATGTCACCAAGACCTCAGTGGTTGATCCAAGCATACTCAAGATTGAAGAGATGAAATACTTGGGTGAAAAGGCTGATTACGATTTTGTCCTGCAGGATGAGACCGGAGCAGACTTTAAGCTTGGTTCGATGACGGGTAAGCCGCTGGTGTTGGCATTCAGCTACTACACCTGCGACGGAGCCTGTTCGGTAATTAATAAAAATCTTGCCGAGACACTGAAGGGTGTGGAGCGCTGGAAGATTGGTCAGGACTACAATGTTCTTACCGTTTCCTTCGACCAGAACGATACGCCTGCAACACTTGCGAACTTCATGAAAGAGGCCGGGTTTGCTGATGGTTTGCCAGACGGTTGGAAGATGACCACCATGCTGAAAAAGGAAGATATCCTGAAGCTTACGGGTTCCATGGGTTTTAAGTTCTTCTGGTCGCCGCGTGATGCCATGTTCCTGCATCCGAATGTATATATCATGCTGTCACCGAAAGGACGGGTAACACGTTACCTGTATGGCGGTACGATTACTCCGACGGATATGGAGCTGGCCATTACCAAGGCAAAGGGTGGCGAGATCGCTGCCGCCAACGTGATCGATTTCGTTGTTGGTGCCTGTTACAGCTATAACTATAAAGATGGTAAATACTCAATCAACATTCCGCTCTTCGTCGCCGCTGGCGCACTGATCTTCGGGCTGACACTGATTGTTGGAAGTTTTTCGTATATGAAATTTAGGAGGGTAAAACATGAAAGTTAA
- a CDS encoding cytochrome c oxidase subunit 3, whose amino-acid sequence MSEEIKHYTAHWHTSPNPLLVGFGAGLFLPLAFMAQFVYEMQTVALVVLAVGAGMTIMGGLGWAAETIGVIDDENWSPSAMFMFIGTEIMTIGGVLAGYWVARLGAPVWPPEGTPADLGANGAVISTLILILSSFTIGIARKKELNGDASGFATFTLISVAIWVVFMYMTIAGWSELQAQGFTIGVNAFATALYGFTGIHFAHLVMGILVMLTCVPSAFKGRLSFSYTRAMSMYVHFVNVLGVWVLLQVYFW is encoded by the coding sequence ATGAGTGAAGAAATAAAACATTATACGGCCCATTGGCATACCAGTCCTAATCCGTTACTTGTAGGTTTCGGTGCAGGTCTGTTCTTACCATTGGCGTTTATGGCGCAGTTTGTTTATGAAATGCAAACTGTTGCACTAGTTGTCCTGGCAGTAGGTGCCGGCATGACCATTATGGGTGGTCTTGGCTGGGCAGCTGAAACCATCGGCGTAATTGACGACGAAAACTGGTCACCATCGGCCATGTTCATGTTCATCGGTACTGAAATCATGACTATCGGTGGCGTTCTTGCTGGTTACTGGGTTGCCCGTCTGGGCGCACCTGTTTGGCCACCAGAAGGTACACCTGCTGATCTGGGTGCGAACGGAGCGGTGATTTCTACACTGATCCTGATCCTGTCCAGCTTTACAATTGGTATTGCTCGTAAGAAAGAGCTCAACGGTGATGCTTCCGGCTTCGCAACGTTTACTCTGATCTCCGTTGCGATCTGGGTTGTATTTATGTATATGACTATTGCTGGCTGGTCTGAACTTCAGGCTCAGGGCTTTACCATTGGCGTAAATGCATTCGCAACTGCACTGTACGGTTTTACCGGTATTCACTTTGCACATCTGGTGATGGGTATCCTGGTCATGCTGACCTGTGTTCCATCTGCCTTTAAAGGCCGCCTGAGCTTCTCATACACCCGTGCGATGTCCATGTATGTTCACTTCGTGAACGTTCTTGGCGTATGGGTGCTGCTCCAGGTTTATTTCTGGTAA
- a CDS encoding response regulator has translation MEVLIIDDLEKSRVSLARIIAHFGCTPVEAISAEHALQMIGKRPGIGLVMLRSRKSVVNGCGFIAEVKAMYPDSTAPKVVAVGKEADMPSMLKMLAEGADEYIIKPYDSEAIGRKLRAMGASC, from the coding sequence ATGGAAGTGTTGATTATAGATGACCTCGAAAAATCAAGGGTTTCGTTAGCCAGAATCATTGCGCATTTTGGATGTACTCCTGTTGAAGCGATCAGTGCTGAACATGCGCTTCAGATGATCGGCAAAAGGCCCGGTATCGGTTTGGTGATGCTCAGATCTAGAAAGTCAGTTGTGAATGGCTGTGGTTTTATTGCTGAAGTAAAAGCGATGTATCCGGATTCGACCGCTCCAAAGGTGGTGGCTGTCGGTAAAGAGGCTGATATGCCCTCCATGTTGAAAATGCTGGCAGAGGGAGCTGATGAGTACATTATAAAGCCATATGACAGTGAGGCTATTGGTAGAAAACTCAGAGCTATGGGAGCCTCCTGCTGA
- a CDS encoding N-acetyltransferase yields MSHTVRVRSAAAGDVEAILRLLKPFAEKNIILERDKDNVFQHLQEFLVAEYDEDLAGVVCVHIYGENLAEVRSLVVSPEYQKHGVGRLLVEGCEQWAASLGVAKLFALTYVTGFFQKLGYRIVSKESLPHKVWTVCVHCARFADCDEIAVEKTLSDTPIRPMAVVPIIEIDNL; encoded by the coding sequence ATGAGTCACACTGTCCGCGTGCGCAGTGCTGCTGCAGGGGATGTCGAGGCGATTCTCCGCTTACTCAAACCGTTTGCTGAAAAGAACATTATTCTGGAGCGCGACAAAGATAATGTTTTTCAGCATCTGCAGGAGTTCCTCGTGGCCGAATACGATGAGGATCTGGCCGGTGTAGTCTGTGTGCACATCTATGGTGAAAACCTTGCGGAGGTGCGTTCGCTGGTGGTTTCCCCTGAATACCAGAAGCACGGGGTAGGACGCCTTCTGGTGGAAGGTTGTGAGCAGTGGGCGGCAAGTCTCGGTGTGGCCAAACTGTTTGCGTTGACCTATGTCACCGGTTTTTTTCAGAAGCTCGGATACCGCATTGTTTCCAAGGAGAGCTTGCCTCATAAGGTATGGACGGTATGTGTGCACTGCGCCCGTTTTGCCGACTGTGATGAGATTGCTGTTGAGAAGACGCTCTCAGACACCCCTATCCGGCCCATGGCAGTCGTGCCGATTATCGAAATAGACAACCTTTGA
- a CDS encoding DNA repair protein RecN produces the protein MLTSLTVKQFALIEKAQLELAPGMTVFTGETGAGKSMLVDALGAAFGARASAEWVRHGAERAEVVAIWDGDDSRIAGLLTEQDIELEDELILRRVIGQDGRSRAYINGTPVALKVLQKLGQICLDLHGQHEHQILMQPGFQCALLDARINIEDRSAVGEAFRQWRQVRGSLDALKSERGETEQQATWMREELARLQSLDVEPGLSDLLQAEVESGRHHAQIQQSASEALMLLDEAEPSARELIARAGHIIGVASSYHDGLKASGELIEQMDALLGELTPELRTVLEEPFDEQLLRFQEERLIQLHDAMRRHDRDEDGLLLLIDEWAERLSALDTAGWDEASLAKALEAAEGRFSEVAGRLTEARKKCGEELSGALRPFMDRLSLGGMQIRFDVSERQDQTAWGANGWDSVTMQVMSNPGEPWRELSVVASGGELSRLVLALKGCGALSQMPHIAVFDEVDTGIGGETAWCVGELLALMGGERQVLVISHLPQVASCADHQVVISKYEHEGRTLTTLNQVNADQRMQEIARMLGGLDEESCRHAETMLDRGRVVRSQ, from the coding sequence ATGCTCACATCGCTAACGGTTAAACAATTTGCATTGATTGAGAAGGCCCAGCTTGAGCTGGCACCTGGCATGACTGTTTTTACCGGTGAGACAGGTGCGGGAAAGTCGATGCTGGTGGATGCGCTTGGAGCGGCTTTTGGCGCACGGGCCAGTGCTGAATGGGTACGTCACGGCGCCGAACGGGCGGAGGTGGTCGCCATCTGGGATGGTGACGATTCAAGAATCGCAGGGCTGCTTACTGAACAGGATATTGAGCTTGAGGATGAGTTAATCCTGAGAAGGGTGATCGGGCAGGATGGCCGATCGCGTGCATATATCAATGGAACTCCTGTCGCTTTAAAGGTGCTGCAAAAATTAGGACAAATCTGCCTTGATCTGCACGGGCAGCATGAGCATCAAATATTGATGCAGCCGGGATTTCAGTGTGCGCTGCTGGACGCACGGATCAATATTGAGGACAGGAGTGCTGTCGGCGAGGCGTTTAGGCAGTGGCGACAGGTCAGGGGATCCCTTGATGCCCTGAAATCCGAACGTGGTGAGACTGAGCAGCAGGCAACGTGGATGCGTGAGGAGCTGGCTCGCTTACAGTCCCTGGATGTTGAACCGGGGTTGTCTGATCTGCTACAGGCTGAAGTGGAGTCGGGGCGTCACCATGCCCAGATCCAGCAGTCAGCCTCAGAAGCGCTGATGCTGCTGGATGAGGCAGAGCCCAGTGCGCGTGAGTTGATTGCCAGAGCCGGCCATATTATTGGGGTGGCATCATCCTACCATGATGGCTTGAAAGCGAGTGGTGAGTTAATCGAGCAGATGGATGCCTTGCTGGGTGAGTTGACACCTGAGTTGCGCACCGTGCTGGAAGAGCCGTTTGATGAGCAGCTGTTGCGTTTTCAAGAAGAGCGCCTGATACAGCTACATGATGCTATGCGCCGTCATGACAGGGATGAAGATGGATTGCTTCTGCTTATTGATGAGTGGGCAGAGCGGTTGTCTGCCCTCGACACGGCTGGCTGGGATGAGGCGTCGTTAGCCAAGGCTCTGGAAGCGGCGGAAGGTCGATTCTCTGAGGTTGCCGGCAGGTTAACAGAAGCTCGAAAGAAGTGTGGTGAGGAACTTAGTGGTGCGCTGAGACCATTTATGGACCGGTTGTCCCTTGGTGGTATGCAGATTCGTTTTGATGTTTCTGAAAGGCAAGACCAGACCGCATGGGGTGCCAATGGCTGGGATAGTGTGACTATGCAGGTGATGTCCAATCCGGGCGAACCATGGCGTGAACTCTCGGTTGTTGCTTCCGGTGGTGAGCTTTCCAGACTTGTTCTGGCATTGAAAGGGTGTGGGGCCCTGTCACAAATGCCCCATATCGCAGTGTTTGATGAAGTTGATACCGGAATCGGTGGCGAAACAGCATGGTGTGTGGGTGAGTTGCTGGCGTTAATGGGGGGCGAAAGGCAGGTGCTGGTCATATCTCACCTGCCACAGGTTGCTTCCTGTGCGGATCATCAGGTTGTGATCAGCAAATACGAGCACGAAGGGCGGACATTAACCACGCTGAATCAGGTGAATGCTGATCAGCGGATGCAGGAGATTGCCCGCATGCTGGGAGGGCTGGATGAAGAGTCATGCCGTCATGCTGAAACCATGCTTGATCGCGGCAGGGTGGTAAGGTCTCAATGA
- a CDS encoding NAD(+)/NADH kinase — protein MNRIGISIKPNDARACALLCELQGWLIERQCTVYVDHKLESCMGCPSGCERLPVSEMAEKVELMIVLGGDGTLLHAARDFIGSDTPILGINLGRLGFLTDTPVGNMFNVVENILAGNLKTKRHFSLDAEVWRGEERLAGGCAMNDVVLERRGKMIGFEMYIHDRFVFKMRGDGLILATPAGSTAYALSAGGPILHPAVDAISVVPVCPHTLSNRPVVIPADEQIELRLVESSEGGALLNLDGIELLQLEQGDRVVVRKNGSISLVYLPDRHYYEVLRTKLKWAGQVEAT, from the coding sequence GTGAATCGTATAGGCATCAGCATCAAGCCCAATGATGCACGTGCTTGTGCACTTCTCTGCGAGCTGCAGGGCTGGCTGATCGAACGTCAATGCACGGTTTATGTGGATCATAAGCTGGAGTCCTGCATGGGGTGCCCCAGCGGTTGTGAACGGTTGCCGGTTTCTGAAATGGCTGAGAAAGTGGAGCTGATGATTGTGCTTGGCGGTGACGGAACTCTGTTGCATGCCGCACGCGATTTCATTGGATCGGATACACCTATTCTCGGCATCAACTTGGGGCGGCTCGGTTTCCTGACCGACACTCCCGTTGGTAACATGTTTAATGTGGTGGAGAACATTCTTGCCGGTAACCTGAAGACTAAGCGTCACTTTAGCCTTGATGCTGAGGTGTGGCGGGGTGAGGAGAGGCTGGCCGGTGGCTGCGCCATGAACGATGTCGTGCTTGAGCGCAGAGGTAAAATGATCGGGTTTGAGATGTATATCCATGATCGTTTCGTGTTCAAAATGCGTGGTGATGGGTTGATTCTTGCCACGCCTGCGGGATCAACTGCCTATGCGCTTTCTGCTGGCGGGCCGATTCTACATCCTGCGGTAGATGCGATCAGTGTGGTGCCTGTCTGTCCGCATACGCTCTCCAATCGCCCTGTAGTGATTCCTGCCGATGAGCAGATCGAGTTGCGTCTAGTTGAATCTTCGGAGGGTGGGGCCTTACTTAACCTTGATGGTATAGAGCTTCTGCAGTTGGAGCAGGGTGACCGTGTAGTGGTGAGGAAGAACGGATCCATCTCACTGGTCTACCTCCCGGATCGTCACTACTACGAAGTACTTAGAACCAAACTAAAATGGGCCGGGCAGGTCGAAGCTACCTGA